DNA sequence from the candidate division WOR-3 bacterium genome:
TTATCTTCATCCCTGAAAATTGCTCCTGCACCTATAAAACCTATACCTGAAACAACCTGAGCAGCAACTCTTGAAGGATCAACAGTTCCGTTTTGTGAATTTACAAGGATTGAAACAAGAGCATAAACGGTTGAGCCAAGTCCAACTAAAATATGAGTTCTTAAACCTGCAAGTTTACCTGATAATTCTCGTTCAAGACCTATAATACCCG
Encoded proteins:
- a CDS encoding MgtC/SapB family protein, with translation MKENEILMRLFLSFILSGIIGLERELSGKLAGLRTHILVGLGSTVYALVSILVNSQNGTVDPSRVAAQVVSGIGFIGAGAIFRDEDKIRGLTTASDIWVMGAIGLSVGLGYFLMALITTFLVLIVLIGGAWVEKKALRTK